Proteins encoded together in one Shewanella oneidensis MR-1 window:
- the pth gene encoding aminoacyl-tRNA hydrolase, which produces MSEIKLIVGLANPGAEYVQTRHNAGAWYVEELARICGVSLVADSKYFGLTARAVLHGKDVRLLIPTTYMNLSGKAVGALANFFRITPEEILVAHDELDMPPGVAKFKLGGGHGGHNGLKDIIAKLANDKNFYRLRIGIGHPGDKNKVSGYVLGKAPAKEQELINAAVDEAVRSTEILFKEDMVKAMTRLHSFKAE; this is translated from the coding sequence ATGAGCGAAATTAAATTAATCGTAGGTCTTGCCAACCCTGGCGCCGAATATGTGCAGACTCGCCATAATGCGGGCGCTTGGTATGTGGAAGAATTGGCCCGTATCTGTGGTGTGAGCTTAGTCGCCGATAGCAAGTATTTTGGCCTGACAGCCAGAGCTGTGTTGCACGGTAAAGATGTGCGTTTGCTGATCCCAACTACCTACATGAACTTAAGCGGTAAAGCCGTAGGCGCTTTAGCTAATTTCTTTCGTATTACACCCGAAGAAATTCTGGTGGCCCACGATGAACTGGATATGCCGCCGGGCGTGGCTAAATTTAAGTTAGGTGGTGGCCATGGTGGTCATAATGGCTTAAAAGACATTATTGCCAAATTAGCCAATGATAAAAACTTTTACCGTTTACGGATTGGGATTGGTCATCCTGGCGATAAGAATAAAGTCAGTGGTTACGTACTGGGTAAGGCCCCGGCGAAAGAGCAAGAGCTGATCAATGCCGCCGTGGACGAAGCCGTGCGCTCAACTGAAATTTTATTTAAAGAGGACATGGTGAAAGCCATGACTCGATTACACTCCTTTAAAGCGGAGTAA
- the miaB gene encoding tRNA (N6-isopentenyl adenosine(37)-C2)-methylthiotransferase MiaB encodes MSKKLHIKTWGCQMNEYDSSKMADLLGEYQGYTLTEEAEEADILLLNTCSIREKAQEKVFHQLGRWKTLKDKNPDLIIGVGGCVASQEGKAIKDRAQCVDIIFGPQTLHRLPEMIEQVRRGEKAVIDVSFPEIEKFDRLPEPRAEGPTAFVSIMEGCSKYCSFCVVPYTRGEEVSRPSDDIILEIAQLAEQGVREVNLLGQNVNAYRGATHDGGICTFAELLRYVAAIDGIDRIRFTTSHPIEFTQDIIDVYEDTPELVSFLHLPVQSGSDRILTAMKRGHMAIEYKSIIRRLRKARPDIQISSDFIIGFPGETQEDFADTMKLIEDVAFDHSFSFIYSARPGTPAADLPDDVDMEEKKQRLAILQDRITQQAMRYSRHMMGTVQRILVEGPSVKNPMELRGRTENNRVVNFEGLPKHIGTFVDVEIVDVYTNSLRGKFIRGEDEMDLRRNLRPSDILAKHKQDDDLGVTQFKP; translated from the coding sequence ATGAGCAAAAAACTCCATATTAAAACTTGGGGCTGTCAAATGAATGAGTACGACTCATCCAAGATGGCGGATCTGTTAGGCGAATACCAAGGTTACACCTTAACTGAAGAAGCAGAAGAAGCAGACATTTTGCTGCTAAACACTTGTTCTATCCGTGAAAAGGCACAGGAAAAAGTGTTCCATCAGTTAGGCCGCTGGAAGACACTCAAAGATAAAAATCCCGACCTGATTATTGGTGTGGGTGGTTGTGTTGCATCCCAAGAAGGCAAAGCGATTAAAGACCGAGCTCAATGTGTCGACATCATTTTTGGCCCACAGACACTTCACCGCCTGCCGGAGATGATCGAACAAGTGCGTCGTGGCGAAAAAGCCGTGATCGACGTGAGTTTCCCTGAGATCGAAAAATTTGACCGTCTTCCCGAACCGCGCGCCGAAGGCCCAACGGCGTTTGTGTCAATCATGGAAGGTTGTAGCAAATACTGTTCGTTCTGCGTAGTGCCTTACACCCGTGGCGAAGAAGTCAGCCGTCCATCGGATGACATCATCCTCGAAATTGCCCAACTGGCAGAACAAGGTGTGCGCGAAGTTAACCTGCTCGGTCAAAACGTTAATGCTTACCGTGGTGCAACCCACGATGGCGGTATCTGTACCTTCGCCGAGCTATTACGCTATGTTGCCGCTATTGATGGCATTGATCGCATTCGCTTCACCACCAGTCATCCAATTGAATTTACACAGGATATCATCGACGTTTACGAAGATACTCCTGAATTAGTGAGTTTCTTGCACTTACCTGTGCAGTCAGGTTCTGACCGAATTCTCACGGCGATGAAACGCGGCCATATGGCGATTGAATACAAATCTATCATCCGCCGTCTGCGTAAAGCTCGTCCAGATATCCAAATCAGCTCTGACTTTATCATTGGCTTCCCTGGTGAAACCCAAGAAGACTTCGCTGATACCATGAAGCTGATTGAAGATGTAGCATTCGACCACAGTTTCAGCTTCATCTATAGCGCACGCCCAGGCACACCTGCGGCAGACTTACCTGACGACGTTGATATGGAAGAGAAAAAACAACGTCTGGCGATTCTGCAAGACCGCATCACTCAGCAAGCCATGCGTTACAGCCGCCATATGATGGGCACAGTGCAACGCATTTTGGTTGAAGGCCCGTCGGTAAAAAACCCGATGGAACTGCGTGGTCGCACCGAAAACAACCGTGTGGTGAACTTTGAAGGCTTACCAAAGCACATTGGAACCTTTGTGGATGTTGAAATTGTCGACGTTTACACTAACTCACTACGCGGTAAATTTATCCGCGGTGAAGATGAAATGGATCTGCGCCGTAACCTGCGCCCATCGGATATTCTGGCGAAGCATAAGCAAGATGATGATCTTGGTGTAACTCAATTTAAACCTTAG
- a CDS encoding type II secretion system protein, whose protein sequence is MNNKQTQGFTLIELVVVIIVLGILAVIAAPKFIGMSKEAREKSLQQLQASVKTANTLAYSKTQMPSLQSQAVAGRDDIIDVDLDGDNVAETRLKWGYLDNTDIEKWIAKDDKLKIQYQGIDITYIGYDLNGNTLVNDDQCYFRYTQASDANTPPRYDINAQGC, encoded by the coding sequence ATGAATAACAAACAGACTCAAGGTTTTACCTTAATCGAACTCGTGGTAGTTATCATCGTGCTGGGAATTTTAGCCGTTATCGCGGCACCTAAATTTATCGGTATGAGTAAAGAGGCTCGGGAAAAAAGTCTGCAGCAACTCCAAGCCAGTGTAAAAACAGCCAATACCTTAGCCTATTCCAAAACCCAAATGCCCAGCTTACAGAGCCAAGCTGTCGCTGGGCGAGATGATATTATTGACGTCGACCTCGATGGTGATAATGTGGCCGAAACCCGCCTCAAATGGGGTTATTTAGATAATACCGATATCGAAAAATGGATCGCCAAAGACGATAAACTTAAGATCCAGTATCAAGGGATTGATATTACGTATATTGGCTACGATTTGAATGGCAATACCCTAGTCAACGATGACCAATGTTATTTTCGCTATACCCAAGCATCGGACGCGAATACACCACCACGTTACGATATCAATGCTCAAGGTTGTTGA
- a CDS encoding zinc ribbon-containing protein, with translation MNDRSSALLGLYQALINEVKAQFAEDNSLTAKNLFKSVTQGKEFLRLKEQAGEDELALVEQFLKRDIVSFLREQNADSLSHSPTLITLENTLWHWLSEITDRSQVEWHELTQDFKHHGYYQSGDIVSQGIMVCTNCGHEMSIEFPGVIPDCPECDHEEFTREALTP, from the coding sequence ATGAATGATAGAAGTAGTGCGCTACTAGGACTGTATCAAGCCTTAATTAACGAAGTGAAAGCGCAATTTGCGGAAGATAACTCGCTGACTGCAAAGAATTTATTTAAGTCTGTCACTCAAGGTAAGGAGTTTTTACGCCTTAAAGAACAAGCGGGAGAAGATGAGCTTGCGTTAGTGGAACAATTTTTAAAGCGAGATATTGTCAGTTTTCTACGAGAGCAAAATGCCGATAGCTTAAGCCACAGCCCCACCTTGATTACCTTGGAGAATACGCTCTGGCATTGGCTCAGTGAAATCACTGACCGTAGCCAAGTGGAGTGGCACGAGTTGACGCAAGATTTTAAACACCATGGCTATTATCAGAGCGGTGATATCGTCAGCCAAGGGATTATGGTGTGCACCAACTGCGGCCATGAAATGAGCATTGAGTTTCCCGGTGTCATCCCTGATTGCCCCGAATGTGACCATGAAGAATTTACCCGTGAGGCATTGACGCCTTAA
- the ybeY gene encoding rRNA maturation RNase YbeY, translated as MSLDLALDVQYATTSDYLPSEEQLALWVKTAIGNSMKQAELTIRIVDARESQMLNGTYRGKDKPTNVLSFPFEAPPEIELPLLGDLVICASVVENEAREQDKTLEAHWAHMVVHGCLHLLGYDHIEDEEAEEMESLETQLIESLGFTDPYKEQ; from the coding sequence ATGAGTCTTGATTTAGCCTTAGATGTGCAATACGCCACGACGAGTGACTATCTGCCCAGCGAAGAGCAGTTAGCTCTCTGGGTAAAAACCGCCATTGGCAACAGTATGAAGCAAGCGGAACTAACGATTCGTATCGTCGATGCGCGTGAAAGCCAAATGCTTAATGGCACCTACAGGGGCAAAGATAAACCCACCAATGTGTTGTCGTTTCCCTTTGAAGCGCCGCCAGAAATTGAACTTCCACTGCTCGGAGATCTTGTCATTTGTGCCTCAGTCGTTGAAAATGAAGCGCGTGAACAAGATAAAACCCTAGAAGCCCATTGGGCACACATGGTTGTACATGGTTGCTTGCATCTGCTAGGTTATGATCACATTGAAGACGAAGAAGCCGAAGAGATGGAGTCATTAGAGACTCAACTCATTGAAAGCTTAGGTTTTACTGACCCATATAAGGAACAATAA
- the lnt gene encoding apolipoprotein N-acyltransferase, with protein MLTNIRAFAQQKSRLSALRLVLAFILGASTALSFAPYSLWIIYPIAMSLALWQSESLNPKASFFHWLSFGFGCFAVGISWVHVSMDTFGGLPLPASVALMALLALYLALYPALTGLGLAWFTRTNSHSLWRNLLLFPALWTLTEWARGWVLTGFPWIWAGYSQTEGPLKALASIIGALGLSFIIAMIAGALALCFSKRYKSLLILLPITAVAAWVAPKLSQIQPTGESVKVALVQGNIPQSMKWEPEALWPTLLKYMDLSREHFDADIIVWPEAAIPAPESMVQDFLDNANKVANLNHTSIITGIISRQQEDFYNSLIVLGNHNQKQQDNPDYESDGSNQFKKHHLLPIGEFVPFQALLRPIAPFFNLPMSSFARGDYLQPNLSALGHKVAPAICYEIAFPEQLRDSVNLGTDLLLTVSNDAWFGTSNGPLQHMEIAQMRAIELGRPLVRATNNGVTAVVDENGNITAALPQFETGVLSATIPLVTGQTWFAKIGQTPLLILCGALLLVGFIRRQKQQ; from the coding sequence GTGCTAACTAACATTCGGGCTTTTGCCCAACAAAAGTCCCGACTGAGTGCGTTACGCCTCGTACTGGCATTTATTTTAGGCGCCAGTACGGCGCTTTCCTTTGCGCCATATTCACTGTGGATTATCTATCCTATCGCCATGTCGTTAGCCCTTTGGCAGAGTGAATCCTTGAATCCTAAAGCCAGCTTCTTCCATTGGTTAAGCTTTGGTTTCGGCTGTTTTGCCGTTGGTATCAGTTGGGTGCATGTCAGTATGGATACCTTTGGCGGGCTACCACTACCCGCCTCTGTCGCGTTAATGGCGCTGCTGGCACTCTATTTAGCGCTTTATCCTGCGTTAACGGGTTTAGGCTTAGCATGGTTTACCCGCACGAATAGCCACTCGTTATGGCGTAATCTATTACTCTTCCCCGCACTTTGGACCTTAACCGAATGGGCCAGAGGCTGGGTGCTGACAGGTTTCCCTTGGATTTGGGCCGGCTATTCCCAAACCGAAGGCCCACTAAAAGCCCTCGCAAGCATCATTGGCGCGTTAGGATTAAGTTTCATCATCGCAATGATCGCTGGCGCATTAGCCTTGTGTTTTAGCAAACGCTACAAAAGTCTGTTGATTTTACTGCCTATTACCGCAGTTGCTGCTTGGGTTGCCCCAAAGTTGTCACAAATCCAGCCTACAGGTGAGTCGGTAAAAGTCGCGCTTGTGCAAGGCAATATTCCGCAAAGTATGAAATGGGAACCCGAGGCTCTCTGGCCAACCCTATTGAAATACATGGATTTATCCCGTGAACACTTTGATGCTGACATAATTGTCTGGCCGGAAGCGGCGATTCCTGCACCAGAATCCATGGTGCAAGACTTTTTGGATAATGCCAATAAAGTGGCCAACCTTAATCACACCTCCATCATTACCGGGATTATTAGCCGTCAGCAGGAGGACTTTTATAATTCACTGATTGTTCTAGGTAACCATAATCAGAAACAACAAGATAACCCAGATTATGAAAGCGATGGCAGCAACCAGTTTAAGAAACACCATCTGTTGCCGATTGGCGAATTTGTGCCCTTCCAAGCACTGCTGCGGCCGATTGCACCTTTCTTTAATCTGCCCATGTCCTCCTTTGCTAGAGGCGATTACCTGCAGCCCAACCTAAGTGCCCTTGGGCATAAAGTTGCACCTGCTATTTGCTATGAAATCGCCTTCCCTGAGCAGCTACGAGACAGCGTCAATCTCGGTACAGATTTACTGTTAACTGTCTCTAATGATGCTTGGTTTGGTACCTCAAATGGTCCCTTGCAACATATGGAAATCGCCCAAATGCGCGCCATTGAGTTAGGTCGCCCTCTGGTGCGCGCCACCAATAATGGCGTCACCGCCGTCGTCGATGAGAATGGCAATATCACAGCTGCACTGCCTCAATTTGAAACGGGCGTGCTGAGTGCCACTATTCCGTTGGTCACTGGCCAAACATGGTTTGCTAAAATAGGCCAAACTCCGCTGTTAATTCTATGCGGTGCTTTGCTGCTCGTCGGTTTTATCCGCCGCCAAAAACAGCAATAG
- a CDS encoding PhoH family protein: protein MSSKLTTMNLYLEPAETRRLASLCGPFDDNIKQIERRVGVEIVRKNNHFQITGLPRHCLSANNLLKQLYIETQTVKGSTPDLDPEQVHLAIQEAIALEQDDSGDDKALFIKTRRGVIKPRNPNQSTYVANITRHDITFGIGPAGTGKTYLAVAAAVDALERQEVRRILLTRPAVEAGEKLGFLPGDLSQKVDPYLRPLYDALFEMLGFEKVERLIEKNVIEVAPLAYMRGRTLNDAFIILDESQNTTVEQMKMFLTRIGFNSRAVITGDITQTDLPKHIKSGLRHAIEVLSQVEEISFNFFVSQDVVRHPVVARIVEAYEAFDRKEQALKAEKERRDYQHNASQPSSQLQPQIQQEVLKHES from the coding sequence TTGTCCAGTAAATTAACCACTATGAATCTGTATCTCGAACCCGCAGAAACCCGCCGTTTGGCTTCACTGTGCGGTCCCTTCGATGACAATATCAAACAGATTGAGCGTCGCGTTGGCGTCGAGATTGTCCGTAAGAACAACCATTTTCAAATTACCGGACTACCACGTCACTGTTTAAGTGCTAATAACTTACTTAAGCAGCTGTATATTGAAACCCAAACGGTTAAAGGCAGTACGCCCGATCTTGACCCTGAACAAGTGCATTTGGCTATTCAAGAAGCCATCGCCCTAGAGCAAGACGACAGCGGTGATGATAAAGCCTTATTTATCAAAACCCGCCGTGGCGTCATTAAACCGCGTAACCCCAACCAAAGTACCTATGTGGCCAATATCACACGCCACGATATCACCTTTGGTATTGGTCCTGCGGGCACGGGTAAAACCTATTTGGCCGTTGCCGCAGCGGTCGATGCATTAGAGCGTCAAGAAGTGCGCCGTATTCTGCTCACCCGCCCCGCAGTTGAGGCCGGGGAAAAACTCGGCTTTTTACCGGGCGATTTAAGCCAGAAAGTCGATCCCTATCTGCGCCCGCTCTATGATGCGCTGTTTGAAATGCTCGGCTTTGAAAAGGTCGAACGCTTAATCGAGAAAAACGTTATCGAAGTAGCGCCCCTAGCTTACATGCGTGGTCGCACCTTAAACGATGCCTTTATTATTCTCGACGAGAGCCAAAACACCACGGTTGAACAGATGAAGATGTTCTTAACCCGTATTGGCTTTAACTCGCGCGCGGTCATCACTGGTGACATCACCCAGACCGACTTACCAAAGCATATAAAATCCGGTCTGCGCCACGCCATTGAAGTATTAAGCCAAGTAGAAGAAATCAGCTTTAACTTTTTTGTCTCGCAGGATGTGGTACGCCATCCCGTGGTCGCTCGCATCGTTGAAGCCTATGAAGCTTTTGATCGTAAAGAGCAAGCATTAAAGGCCGAAAAAGAGCGCCGCGACTATCAGCACAACGCGTCGCAACCATCATCACAGCTACAGCCCCAAATCCAGCAGGAAGTCTTAAAGCATGAGTCTTGA
- a CDS encoding FAD-dependent monooxygenase, whose product MSRTMSQTQQSASITSETQSFDVILVGGGMVGAATAIGLAQQGLHIAVIESFAPEAYSPEQALDVRVSAISVASEHLLEQLGALDSLLKMRNVPYLGLETWELDGCITQFHSSQIGASHLGHIVENRLVQLALWEQMQQWENIRLFCPERVAHFARGVDTVSVHLQSGCLLEAKLLVGADGANSHVRQWAGIGISGWDYAQSAMLINIQTTQGQQDVTWQQFTPSGPRSLLPLPGNHASLVWYDDANRIKQLMQLNNKQLAEQIRQHFPARLDSDFIVEAKGSFALTRRHAQVYVKPNVVILGDAAHTINPLAGQGVNLGFKDVEALLSVIKAALTEDKPWWSTEVLGKYQAKRYLDNQLMMTTMDVFYAGFSNDILPLKLLRNGALKLANINSPLKQTVLKYAMGLN is encoded by the coding sequence ATGAGCCGAACAATGAGCCAAACGCAGCAATCCGCATCGATAACATCAGAGACTCAATCCTTTGATGTGATTTTAGTCGGCGGCGGTATGGTGGGCGCGGCAACGGCGATTGGTCTTGCACAACAAGGACTTCACATTGCTGTGATTGAGTCCTTTGCGCCCGAGGCTTATTCCCCCGAGCAGGCATTAGATGTACGTGTGTCGGCGATAAGCGTTGCCTCTGAGCATTTACTTGAGCAGTTAGGCGCGTTAGACAGCCTCCTTAAGATGCGTAATGTGCCTTATCTGGGTTTAGAGACTTGGGAGCTTGATGGTTGCATTACTCAATTCCACAGCTCCCAAATCGGTGCTAGCCATTTAGGCCATATCGTTGAAAACCGTTTAGTGCAGCTCGCCCTTTGGGAGCAAATGCAACAATGGGAAAATATTCGGCTCTTTTGCCCTGAGCGCGTTGCCCACTTTGCTCGCGGGGTTGATACGGTAAGCGTGCACTTACAATCTGGTTGCCTCCTTGAAGCAAAGCTTTTGGTCGGTGCCGATGGCGCGAACTCACATGTGCGCCAATGGGCGGGCATTGGGATTTCGGGTTGGGACTATGCTCAATCGGCCATGCTGATTAATATCCAAACCACCCAAGGTCAACAAGATGTGACTTGGCAGCAATTTACCCCTAGCGGCCCACGTTCCTTATTACCGTTACCCGGCAATCATGCCTCGTTAGTTTGGTATGATGATGCCAATCGCATCAAACAGTTAATGCAACTGAACAATAAGCAGTTGGCCGAGCAAATTCGCCAGCATTTTCCTGCTCGGTTAGATAGTGACTTTATAGTTGAAGCCAAGGGCAGTTTTGCGCTCACCCGCCGGCATGCTCAGGTTTATGTTAAGCCAAATGTGGTGATTTTAGGGGATGCGGCGCACACTATTAATCCGCTTGCGGGCCAAGGGGTTAACCTTGGATTTAAAGATGTTGAAGCCTTGCTTTCGGTCATCAAGGCGGCATTAACGGAGGATAAACCTTGGTGGTCAACCGAGGTATTAGGGAAATATCAGGCAAAACGTTACCTTGATAATCAGCTGATGATGACCACCATGGATGTGTTTTACGCAGGCTTTAGTAACGATATCTTACCGCTAAAATTGCTGCGTAACGGCGCATTAAAGCTCGCAAATATCAATTCTCCCCTCAAACAAACTGTACTTAAGTATGCGATGGGGCTCAATTAG
- the corC gene encoding CNNM family magnesium/cobalt transport protein CorC (CorC(YbeX) belongs to the Cyclin M Mg2+ Exporter (CNNM) family, and was characterized as belonging to a set of three proteins, at least one of which must be present for CorA to function.), whose amino-acid sequence MSDDIPPSTNAQKKSWFDRVSQLFQGEPQNREDLVDVIDGAEQRELISEDTREMIKGVLEVSDMRVRDIMIPRAQIVAIQIDNTVEELLRTVIGSGHSRFPVVNEDKDHIEGILLAKDLIPYGFSNSEEPFSLDRVIRPAVVVPESKRVDVLLKEFRSQRYHMAIVVDEYGGVSGLVTIEDILEEIVGEIEDEFDHDSPEDTEIRKVGNTVYMVKALTPIEDFNEEFNTHFSDEEFDTVGGLVSHAFGHLPERNESIMIEGIEFKVINADTRRLIQLRVKLPDHNIGEDVE is encoded by the coding sequence ATGAGTGACGATATCCCCCCGAGTACGAACGCCCAAAAGAAAAGCTGGTTTGACAGAGTAAGTCAGTTGTTTCAGGGCGAACCTCAAAATCGCGAAGACCTAGTCGATGTGATTGATGGCGCAGAACAGCGCGAACTGATCTCAGAAGACACCCGCGAAATGATTAAAGGTGTATTGGAAGTTTCTGATATGCGTGTTCGGGACATTATGATCCCACGAGCCCAGATTGTCGCGATTCAAATCGACAATACTGTTGAAGAACTGCTGAGAACCGTTATCGGTTCAGGTCATTCTCGCTTCCCTGTTGTTAACGAAGACAAAGACCATATCGAAGGCATTTTACTGGCTAAAGATTTGATCCCTTATGGTTTCTCAAACAGTGAAGAACCTTTCTCCCTTGATCGCGTGATCCGCCCCGCCGTCGTTGTGCCAGAGAGCAAACGCGTCGATGTGTTACTCAAAGAATTCCGCTCCCAGCGTTACCACATGGCGATTGTCGTCGATGAATACGGTGGCGTATCCGGTCTGGTGACCATTGAAGATATTCTCGAAGAAATCGTCGGTGAAATTGAAGACGAATTCGATCACGATAGCCCTGAAGACACCGAAATCCGTAAAGTCGGTAATACCGTCTATATGGTGAAGGCGCTTACGCCTATTGAAGATTTTAACGAAGAATTCAATACCCACTTCAGCGATGAAGAGTTTGATACCGTTGGCGGCTTGGTGTCACATGCCTTTGGCCATTTGCCGGAGCGTAATGAGAGCATCATGATCGAAGGTATTGAATTTAAAGTTATCAACGCCGATACCAGACGCTTAATCCAACTTAGAGTTAAACTCCCCGATCACAATATCGGTGAAGACGTAGAATAA